A region from the Leptolyngbya iicbica LK genome encodes:
- a CDS encoding alpha/beta fold hydrolase, with the protein MQHLESSFTIDSSQFLDRGQGEPTLVFLHYFSGAAASWQWVIEHLASDFRCVALDLPGFGQTPPLAEPSLETYRDFVWEALSALDIDRFVLVGHSMGAKIALQVGISSPLAEPRQIILVAPSPPTQEPMPDDEKQRLLNFHPSQDNAATTVDQATHAQLSPEQRSLAIQTHTIAADSAWRWWLQVGMQHSIADQLHSIKVPVTVIASPDDPVIPFDVVQRDVIDRIAGATLIEQAGVGHLMPLEIPEKIAIAIRQQVEQGAAIAP; encoded by the coding sequence ATGCAACATTTAGAGTCCTCTTTTACCATCGACTCATCCCAATTTCTAGACCGTGGCCAAGGCGAACCGACGTTGGTTTTCCTGCACTATTTCAGCGGGGCGGCGGCGAGTTGGCAGTGGGTCATCGAGCATCTCGCGTCAGATTTTCGGTGTGTTGCCCTCGACTTGCCGGGGTTTGGGCAAACTCCCCCGCTAGCGGAGCCATCCCTTGAAACGTACCGTGATTTTGTCTGGGAAGCGCTGTCTGCCTTAGACATTGATCGCTTTGTGTTGGTTGGCCATTCTATGGGGGCCAAGATTGCGTTGCAAGTTGGCATCAGTTCTCCATTGGCCGAGCCTCGACAAATCATCTTGGTGGCTCCCTCGCCGCCGACCCAAGAGCCCATGCCCGATGACGAAAAGCAGCGCTTATTGAATTTTCACCCCAGTCAAGATAATGCGGCGACGACGGTCGATCAGGCGACCCATGCACAATTGTCTCCAGAACAGCGATCGCTCGCCATCCAAACCCACACAATTGCCGCCGACTCGGCCTGGCGCTGGTGGTTGCAAGTGGGGATGCAGCACTCAATCGCGGACCAACTGCACTCAATTAAAGTGCCCGTCACCGTGATCGCCTCTCCCGATGATCCCGTCATTCCGTTCGACGTAGTGCAACGGGATGTCATCGATCGCATCGCCGGAGCAACGCTGATTGAGCAAGCCGGAGTGGGACACCTAATGCCGCTAGAAATTCCCGAAAAAATTGCGATCGCGATTCGGCAACAAGTCGAGCAGGGGGCGGCGATCGCGCCTTAA